A stretch of Lycium ferocissimum isolate CSIRO_LF1 unplaced genomic scaffold, AGI_CSIRO_Lferr_CH_V1 ctg5133, whole genome shotgun sequence DNA encodes these proteins:
- the LOC132044729 gene encoding uncharacterized protein LOC132044729 — MAFSTEEVTCVNNPKRKAEQVILLTLSIELNLGSFAFLVANLADEDPTAPVMIASTGCVFCLETDDVTTAIAKAFGVVSRGKIVKGDATTTACCGGRAGKLKDPFGNVWMTCSPIGVIAEETKLLFSAFVLLSMKFQ; from the coding sequence ATGGCATTTAGCACTGAGGAAGTGACATgtgtcaacaatccaaaaaggAAGGCAGAACAAGTGATACTGTTGACTCTCTCTATTGAACTTAACCTTGGCTCATTTGCATTCCTTGTTGCTAATCTTGCTGATGAAGACCCTACTGCCCCTGTGATGATTGCTTCGACTGGTTGTGTTTTCTGCTTGGAGACTGATGATGTTACTACTGCTATAGCCAAGGCTTTTGGTGTTGTTTCAAGGGGCAAAATAGTTAAAGGTGATGCTACTACTACTGCTTGTTGTGGTGGGCGTGCTGGAAAGCTAAAGGATCCTTTTGGAAATGTCTGGATGACCTGCTCTCCTATCGGAGTAATTGCCGAAGAAACTAAACTCTTGTTCAGTGCTTTTGTTCTGCTTTCAATGAAATTCCAGTGA